A DNA window from Phycisphaerae bacterium contains the following coding sequences:
- a CDS encoding phage terminase small subunit P27 family, with amino-acid sequence MGRRGPAPTPTPLLKLRGSKRVTRKREEREVRGPEGAPDRPEWLDEDAGKAWDHLVPLLEVMGVLTRVDGNALGRYCRLWSRWRKAEEFIDERGEMYPIKDEKGGVKCFQQWPQVAIANKLATQLTRLEAEFGMTPSARARIQLAPQKQEPASGKARFFQAG; translated from the coding sequence ATGGGACGACGAGGTCCAGCCCCGACGCCGACACCGCTCCTGAAGCTTCGCGGCTCGAAGCGCGTCACGCGCAAACGCGAGGAGCGGGAGGTCCGTGGTCCCGAGGGCGCACCCGACCGGCCCGAATGGTTGGACGAAGACGCGGGCAAGGCCTGGGATCATCTCGTTCCACTGCTCGAGGTCATGGGCGTGCTGACCCGCGTGGACGGCAACGCCTTGGGCCGCTACTGCCGCCTGTGGAGCCGCTGGCGCAAGGCCGAGGAGTTCATCGACGAGCGCGGGGAGATGTACCCCATCAAGGACGAGAAGGGCGGCGTGAAGTGCTTCCAGCAGTGGCCGCAGGTTGCCATCGCCAACAAGCTGGCCACGCAGCTCACCCGGCTCGAAGCCGAGTTCGGCATGACGCCCAGCGCCCGGGCCCGCATCCAACTCGCCCCGCAGAAACAGGAGCCCGCCAGTGGCAAAGCGCGGTTCTTCCAGGCGGGGTAA
- a CDS encoding HNH endonuclease: MPHAPKRHRSTPVIKRHGQRPSPSQRGYDRHWQRVRHWHLMKHPLCEDPFNDHDGRVVAGEIVDHIVPLARGGTHNESNLQTLCASCHSKKTVMYDGGFGNSPNDR; this comes from the coding sequence ATGCCCCACGCGCCCAAGCGACATCGATCGACGCCTGTCATCAAGCGCCACGGCCAACGACCCTCACCCTCGCAGCGTGGCTACGATCGCCACTGGCAGCGCGTGCGGCACTGGCATCTGATGAAGCATCCGTTGTGCGAAGACCCGTTCAACGATCATGACGGACGCGTCGTCGCCGGAGAGATCGTTGATCATATCGTGCCGCTGGCGCGTGGAGGAACGCACAACGAATCGAACCTGCAAACGCTCTGCGCGAGTTGTCATTCGAAGAAGACGGTGATGTATGATGGCGGCTTCGGTAACTCACCTAACGACCGGTAG
- a CDS encoding tRNA adenylyltransferase: MADNRLRRHIAREAAKLMYERVESEYYTAKRKAASRLGVNFRYQPQHLPANREIRDEIQILAKLMEGDGRDERLRDMRVAALRLMRLLEPFEPRLIGSVMTGHVRKGSDIDLHVFSDSVSAITGFLDDAGLPYTIERKRIIKHNEERLFTHIHVRDEFETELTVYARNQVGYRFKSSITGKAIERISIGGLAELIKREHPGTDVSEEPATNIDRYMIWRMLLVPLEHIKQDPLWHPEGDALYHSLQAFELARDEVPYDQELVAAALLHDVGKAIDPIDHAAAAVEALDGTITERESFLIAHHMHALELEVGRIGHKLKRHLQSSEWFDDLMTLRDIDNRSRRCGIEVCTIDEALEAIRSMDD; the protein is encoded by the coding sequence ATGGCAGACAATCGACTCCGGCGGCATATTGCGCGCGAGGCCGCCAAACTGATGTACGAGCGCGTCGAGTCTGAATACTACACCGCCAAGCGCAAGGCGGCCTCGAGGCTCGGCGTTAACTTCAGGTACCAGCCGCAGCATCTGCCCGCCAACCGAGAAATCCGCGACGAGATCCAGATTCTCGCCAAGCTCATGGAGGGCGATGGGCGCGACGAAAGACTCCGCGACATGCGGGTCGCCGCGCTTCGGCTCATGCGACTGCTCGAGCCCTTCGAGCCACGGCTGATCGGCAGTGTGATGACCGGTCACGTTCGCAAGGGCTCGGACATCGACCTGCACGTATTCTCCGACTCGGTGTCGGCGATCACAGGTTTTCTAGACGATGCCGGTCTGCCGTACACTATCGAACGAAAGCGCATCATCAAGCACAACGAAGAACGCCTGTTTACGCATATCCATGTTCGCGACGAATTCGAGACCGAGCTAACGGTGTATGCGCGCAATCAGGTCGGGTACCGGTTCAAGAGTTCCATCACCGGTAAGGCGATTGAGCGAATCTCGATTGGTGGGCTGGCGGAATTAATCAAACGGGAGCACCCTGGCACCGACGTTTCCGAGGAGCCCGCCACGAATATCGATCGGTACATGATTTGGCGGATGTTGCTCGTACCACTTGAACACATAAAGCAGGACCCGCTGTGGCATCCGGAGGGTGATGCGCTGTACCACTCCCTGCAGGCGTTCGAGTTGGCACGCGACGAAGTGCCATATGACCAGGAGCTGGTCGCGGCTGCCCTACTGCACGACGTCGGCAAGGCGATCGATCCAATCGATCACGCCGCCGCCGCGGTCGAAGCTTTGGACGGTACGATCACTGAGCGCGAGTCGTTCCTCATCGCGCATCACATGCATGCACTGGAACTCGAGGTTGGTCGGATCGGCCACAAGCTCAAGCGTCATCTGCAGTCCTCGGAGTGGTTTGACGACCTCATGACGCTGCGCGACATCGATAACCGATCCCGCCGGTGTGGAATAGAGGTTTGCACGATCGACGAAGCGCTGGAGGCCATACGGTCAATGGATGATTGA
- a CDS encoding HNH endonuclease has translation MIEDERKRRQDMWRKLSQRGGSKGADPQLLRELSIYGGQQGIWVDKKVTGALAQSGVTVSLMHRGHRYSADLDEDTLLYHYPQTGRPTGRDQAEIDATKACKDLQLPLFVVAGNSSDPKTRDVFLGWVHDWDDDGRQFLVILADEPPREEPLGAIETPFELTKHTRPPRREATARPGQPRFRFLVFKRYGARCAVCDIDVLELLDAAHICPKDAGGTDDPRNGLVLCANHHRAFDNGLFSIEPVSLRISFNTAGPTSSELGIERSDLTHLPFQPHNDAVQWRFKQLEEAT, from the coding sequence ATGATCGAGGATGAACGAAAGCGAAGACAAGACATGTGGCGAAAGCTCAGTCAGCGGGGAGGCTCGAAAGGTGCCGATCCTCAGCTTCTCCGAGAGTTGAGTATTTACGGTGGCCAACAAGGCATTTGGGTTGACAAAAAGGTCACGGGGGCGTTGGCCCAGTCTGGCGTCACCGTCAGCTTGATGCACCGCGGCCACCGTTACTCCGCCGATCTCGATGAAGACACTTTGCTGTACCATTACCCGCAAACGGGGCGACCTACTGGCCGAGACCAGGCGGAGATCGATGCGACAAAAGCCTGCAAGGACCTCCAGCTACCGCTATTTGTTGTGGCTGGCAACTCCTCCGACCCTAAGACGCGCGACGTATTCCTTGGTTGGGTTCATGATTGGGACGACGACGGGCGTCAGTTTCTGGTGATTCTGGCGGATGAGCCCCCGAGGGAGGAGCCACTTGGCGCCATCGAAACGCCCTTCGAGCTGACAAAGCACACCCGCCCTCCGCGCCGCGAAGCAACAGCCCGCCCCGGTCAACCTCGATTTCGATTCCTCGTGTTCAAGCGTTATGGAGCGAGGTGCGCCGTTTGCGACATCGATGTACTCGAGCTCTTAGATGCGGCCCACATCTGCCCCAAAGACGCCGGCGGTACCGACGATCCGCGCAACGGCCTTGTGTTGTGCGCCAACCATCATCGGGCATTCGATAATGGTCTTTTCAGCATCGAACCTGTCAGCCTGCGGATCTCATTTAACACCGCGGGTCCAACTTCGTCGGAGCTTGGAATAGAACGGAGCGATCTCACTCATCTTCCCTTCCAACCGCACAACGATGCGGTTCAGTGGCGTTTCAAGCAACTGGAAGAGGCCACGTGA